CACTACCCGCCAGAACCAGATCACCTATACAGGCATCCCGCTGGAACCCCGGGAAGCGCTGGTGCTGAAAAACCTGCTCCGGGCATCCGGCCACCCGCTCAGCCAGACGCTCTACCGGCAGCTGGAACCCCTGGGCATCGTCCCCCTGGAACACTTTCGGGAGCACCTGGGCCAGGGCCTGGAAGGGGGTGCGGAAGGACACTATTTTAAAGTGGGTTCCCGGGGGTTTGTACAGGACAGCGAAATACCCACAGGCCAAGTGGAAAGCGCCGGGGCTGAAGTTCATGTTCGCACGGCTGCAGGCTACAGGGGATGTTTCAATATCCGCAATGCATACCGCGAAGGAGCCGCCGGATTATTCGGCAGGCTTGCTCCCCGGTACAAACTCGCAGTCCTCTCCGGGGATAACGCTTCCGAGGAAGAAGCCCTGGAAGCCCTGCTGCCCCCGCTCACCCCGGCTTATTTCAATCAGCAACCCGGGGACAAACTCCATTTTGTCAGGGAGTTGCAGCAAAACGGCCGGCAAGTTGCCATGGTGGGCGACGGGCTGAATGACGCCGGCGCCCTGGCCCTAGCAGAGGTGGGTATCGCAGTTTCGGAAGACGCCAATTTGTTTACCCCGGCCTGCGATGCCATCCTGGACAGCCGGCAGTTCACCCGTCTGGATACCTTTTTAGGCCTCACCCGAAAGGCCATGGGGATTATCCGGCTCAGCCTCGCGCTGTCATTGATCTACAACGCCGTGGGGCTTTGGTTTGCCGTAACCGGCCGGCTGGAGCCGGTAGTTGCCGCTATCCTGATGCCCCTGAGCTCCATCAGTATCGTGGCATTTACCACCGCTGCCACCAACTGGATTGGTCGGAAACTCGACCGGTCGAAAACTGAAATAAATGCGCGTGGCTGACAAATATCATGTTTTGCCCCTGGCGACAGGGCTAGTTTTACAGCCAAAACCGAATCGGGAATGAGCGTTATCTACTTATTGCTGGCCATCAGTGTCACCGTGGCCCTGGTGTTTTTTGTGGTGTTCGTCATCTCCGTCAGGCGGGGGCAGTACGACGATGCCTATACGCCTTCCGTGCGCATGCTCTTCGACGACGAACTCGTCACTACCGGGGAGCCCGACAAAAAAGAGAATCCTTCAAAACCATCCAACAAATAGTTTCTTTCTATGGAAGTCGAACAGTTTAAATACGACAACAAGATTGTTCAGAAGTTCCTCTATGCCACCATGCTGTGGGGCATCGTAGGGATGCTGGTAGGGCTGCTGCTGGCCTTTATGTTCCTGTTTCCCAACCTCACGGACGGCATCTCTTGGCTGAGCTTCGGGCGGCTGCGGCCGCTCCACACGAATGCGGTCATCTTTGCCTTTGTGGGGAATGCCATTTTTGCCGGGATTTATTACTCCACCCAGCGGCTCCTCAAGGCGCGGATGTACAGCGACGCCCTGAGCAAGATCAATTTCTGGGGCTGGCAGCTGATTATCGTGTCGGCGGTACTTACCCTGCCCCTGGGGTATACCACCTCCAAGGAGTACGCCGAACTCGAGTGGCCCATCGATATCGCCATCACGCTGGTGTGGGTGGTTTTTGCCTGGAACTTTATCGGGACGGTCCTCAAGCGCAGACAGCGGCATTTGTACGTGGCCATCTGGTTTTACCTGGCCACCATCGTCACCGTAGCCGTGCTGCACATTTTCAACAGCCTGGAACTGCCGGTGAGCGCCCTGAAGAGTTATTCCGTATACGCCGGGGTCCAGGATGCGCTGGTACAGTGGTGGTACGGACACAACGCCGTGGCCTTTTTCCTGACGACGCCCTTCCTGGGGCTCATGTATTATTTTGTACCCAAGGCGGCCAACCGGCCGATCTATTCCTACCGGCTGTCCATTGTCCACTTCTGGTCGCTGATCTTTATCTATATCTGGGCCGGGCCGCACCACCTGCTTTATACCTCCCTGCCGGACTGGGCCCAAAACCTCGGGGTCACCTTCTCGGTGATGCTGATTGCGCCTTCCTGGGGCGGGATGATCAACGGGCTGCTCACGCTGCGCGGCGCCTGGGACAAGGTCCGGACGAGCCCGGTGCTTAAATTCATGGTAGTTGCCATCACCGGCTATGGGATGGCCACCTTTGAAGGGCCCATGCTCTCCCTGAAAAATATCAACGCCATCGCCCACTTCAGCGACTGGATCATCGCCCACGTCCACGTGGGGGCCCTGGCCTGGAACGGCTTTCTGGCCTTCGGAATGGTCTACTGGATGGTGCCGCGGCTCTATAAAACGGACCTGTTCTCGGTCAAACTCGCCAACTTCCACTTCTGGATCGGCACGCTCGGGATCGTCCTCTATGCGCTGCCCATGTATGTTGCAGGATTCACCCAGGCGCTCATGTGGAAAGACTTCAACCCGGACGGGACACTGGTCTACGGGAACTTCCTGGAAACCGTCCAGGAGATCATGCCCATGTACTGGATGCGCGCTATCGGCGGGACCCTTTATCTGGTGGGCGTATTCGTGATGTTGTACAATATCGCAGTCACCATCCGGGGTGGGGAGGCCGTCAGCGATGAGCTGGCAGAAGCGGCACCCCTGAAACGGGTGAGCCGCAAACGCCTGGCGGGGGAAACCTTCCACACCTGGCTGGAGCGGAAACCCGTGCAACTGACCATCCTGGCCACCATCGCCATCCTGATTGGCGGGGCGGTCCAGATCATCCCTACCCTGCTGGTGAAATCCAACATCCCGACCATCACGAGCGTTACCCCCTATACCCCCCTGGAACTCGAAGGGCGGGACCTCTATATTCGCGAAGGCTGCGTCAGTTGCCACTCCCAGATGGTGCGTCCCTTCCGGAGCGAGGTGGAACGGTACGGGGAATACGCCAAGGCGGGGGAATTCGTGTACGACCACCCCTTCCTGTGGGGAAGCAAACGGACCGGTCCCGACCTGCTGCGCGTGGGGGGCAAGTACTCGGATAACTGGCACCTGAACCACTTTTACGACCCGCAGAGCACCTCTGCCGGTTCCATTATGCCCGCCTACCAGTGGCTGATCCGGAACGAGCACGACCGCAGCGACATTCAGGATAAGATGCGGGCCATGGTAACCCTGGGCGTGCCCTATACGGAGGCGGATATCGAGGGGGCCTTTGAGTCCATGGAAGCCCAGGCTGCCCAAATCGAACAAAACCTGTACACCGACCCGGAATTTGCCCGGAGTTATGAAAACCAGAAGCAGAACGCACAGGAGAACGGGGAGCCCTTCGTGGAGATGCGCAACCGGGAAATCGTCGCGATGATTGCCTACCTGCAGCGACTGGGTACGGATATCAAAATTGAACAGGGCAGCGAAGTTGCCTCCGAAAAACCATAAGCCATGATGAAATTTGTCAAAAACTATATGGAGACAATCGACGGGGTGGCCAACTACCCGATGATTTCCCTGTTAATCTTCTTTGTCTTCTTTATATTGTTGTTCTGGTGGGTGCTTACCGCCTCAAAACAACACGTGAAAGAAATGAGCGAATTGCCCCTGGAGGACGAACAACCAAAACCGACTGAAAAATGAGACAATCAACCCCCTGGTGGATCCGGATCCCCGTGCTGTTCTTTTTGATTTTCGGCCTGATGGAATACTTCATCGATTCAGGCGACCAACCCGCATTTATCGCCCAACCGGCCGCAGCGCTCTTCCTGGTGGTTGTACTGGTGTTGCTCATTGCCGTGGAACTCATGATGCGGGGCATCGAAAATGTCCTGTACCGGACCCTGGACCCGGCTGCCCGGAAGCGCTACCTGGAAATGAAAGCCCGGCCCCGGCGCTGGGAATGGGGTATGCGCGTGTACAGGAACCTGCTTGGGTCTCGCCCCATCGAAGAAGAGGGCGAAATCATCCTGGACCACAATTACGACGGCATCCGGGAACTGGACAACCGGCTGCCGCCCTGGTGGGTCTATTCCTTCTATATCACCATAATTTTCAGTGTGATCTACATGTTCCGCTACCACGTATTCAGCGGGGACGACCAGCAAACCGAATTCGAGAAAGAGATGGTCGCGGCCCGGGAAGCCGTTGCGGAATACAAGCGCACCGCCGTGGACCTGGTGGACGCGAGCACGGTGGAACTGCTTACCGAGCCTGCGGACCTCGCAGCAGGGGAAGCGATATTTACCGGCAACTGCGCGGTCTGCCATAAAGTGGACGGGGGCGGTTCCATCGGCCCGAACCTGACGGACGATTACTGGATCCTCGGCGGGGGCATCCGAAACATCTTTAACACGATCTCCGAAGGAGGCCGCGACGGGAAGGGGATGGTGGCCTGGAAGACCAACCTGAAACCCGGCGAAATTGCCCAGGTGGCAAGCTATATTGTGGGGTTGCACGGAACAAACCCGCCCGATGCCAAAGCCCCGGAAGGGGAACTCTACGTAGACCCGGATGCCCCGGTGGACCGCGTGGAGGTGGAAACAGACAGTACCGGCGCAGAAGTAATCATCGAAACGGATACCCCCAACCCGCTGGAATCGGAGTCGGACCAATAAGCCCATCCGGACAGGGGCCTGCGGAGGATTGAAAAAGGAATGAAATGAGCAAGGACGAACGGTTCCGGGATTCCATAGGCACCATTGATGAAGCGGGCAAACGCGCCTGGGTTTTCCCAAAAAAGCCCAGTGGCAGGTTCTACACCTACCGCAAGTGGGTGAGCTACGCCCTGTTGCTCATCCTGGTTGCCTCCCCGTTTATCTATGTAAACGGGAACCAGTTTATGCTCTTCAACGTCCTGGAGAGGCGGTTCAATATTTTTGGCCTCCCTTTCTGGCCCCAGGATTTCCACCTGGTGGTGATCTCCATGATCATCGGCGTCATTTTCATCGCGCTCTTCACCACGGCCTTCGGACGGATCTTTTGCGGCTGGATGTGCCCGCAAACCATCTTTATGGAAATGGTATTCCGGCGCATCGAATACTGGATAGACGGGGATCGGGGCGCACAGATGCGACTGGACCGGCAACCGTGGAACCCGGTGAAGCTCCGCAAGCGACTGACCAAGTGGGCAGTGTTCTTTCTGATCTCCTTCGGGATCGCCAATGTATTCCTCGCCTACCTGATCGGGAGCGATACCTTGCTGCGCTATGTGCAGGATGGCCCGGCCGCCCACCTGGGGACCCTGGTGGCCCTGCTCATCTTTACCGGCGTCTTTTATTTTGTCTTTGCCTGGTTCCGGGAACAGGTTTGCATCATCGCCTGCCCGTACGGTCGGATGCAGGGGGTCCTGCTGGACGAGAAGTCGGTGGTGGTAGCCTACGACTACAAGCGGGGGGAGGCGGAAAAAGGGC
This genomic window from Robiginitalea biformata HTCC2501 contains:
- the ccoS gene encoding cbb3-type cytochrome oxidase assembly protein CcoS; its protein translation is MSVIYLLLAISVTVALVFFVVFVISVRRGQYDDAYTPSVRMLFDDELVTTGEPDKKENPSKPSNK
- the ccoN gene encoding cytochrome-c oxidase, cbb3-type subunit I — encoded protein: MEVEQFKYDNKIVQKFLYATMLWGIVGMLVGLLLAFMFLFPNLTDGISWLSFGRLRPLHTNAVIFAFVGNAIFAGIYYSTQRLLKARMYSDALSKINFWGWQLIIVSAVLTLPLGYTTSKEYAELEWPIDIAITLVWVVFAWNFIGTVLKRRQRHLYVAIWFYLATIVTVAVLHIFNSLELPVSALKSYSVYAGVQDALVQWWYGHNAVAFFLTTPFLGLMYYFVPKAANRPIYSYRLSIVHFWSLIFIYIWAGPHHLLYTSLPDWAQNLGVTFSVMLIAPSWGGMINGLLTLRGAWDKVRTSPVLKFMVVAITGYGMATFEGPMLSLKNINAIAHFSDWIIAHVHVGALAWNGFLAFGMVYWMVPRLYKTDLFSVKLANFHFWIGTLGIVLYALPMYVAGFTQALMWKDFNPDGTLVYGNFLETVQEIMPMYWMRAIGGTLYLVGVFVMLYNIAVTIRGGEAVSDELAEAAPLKRVSRKRLAGETFHTWLERKPVQLTILATIAILIGGAVQIIPTLLVKSNIPTITSVTPYTPLELEGRDLYIREGCVSCHSQMVRPFRSEVERYGEYAKAGEFVYDHPFLWGSKRTGPDLLRVGGKYSDNWHLNHFYDPQSTSAGSIMPAYQWLIRNEHDRSDIQDKMRAMVTLGVPYTEADIEGAFESMEAQAAQIEQNLYTDPEFARSYENQKQNAQENGEPFVEMRNREIVAMIAYLQRLGTDIKIEQGSEVASEKP
- a CDS encoding cbb3-type cytochrome c oxidase N-terminal domain-containing protein, with the protein product MRQSTPWWIRIPVLFFLIFGLMEYFIDSGDQPAFIAQPAAALFLVVVLVLLIAVELMMRGIENVLYRTLDPAARKRYLEMKARPRRWEWGMRVYRNLLGSRPIEEEGEIILDHNYDGIRELDNRLPPWWVYSFYITIIFSVIYMFRYHVFSGDDQQTEFEKEMVAAREAVAEYKRTAVDLVDASTVELLTEPADLAAGEAIFTGNCAVCHKVDGGGSIGPNLTDDYWILGGGIRNIFNTISEGGRDGKGMVAWKTNLKPGEIAQVASYIVGLHGTNPPDAKAPEGELYVDPDAPVDRVEVETDSTGAEVIIETDTPNPLESESDQ
- the ccoG gene encoding cytochrome c oxidase accessory protein CcoG; amino-acid sequence: MSKDERFRDSIGTIDEAGKRAWVFPKKPSGRFYTYRKWVSYALLLILVASPFIYVNGNQFMLFNVLERRFNIFGLPFWPQDFHLVVISMIIGVIFIALFTTAFGRIFCGWMCPQTIFMEMVFRRIEYWIDGDRGAQMRLDRQPWNPVKLRKRLTKWAVFFLISFGIANVFLAYLIGSDTLLRYVQDGPAAHLGTLVALLIFTGVFYFVFAWFREQVCIIACPYGRMQGVLLDEKSVVVAYDYKRGEAEKGRKKFRKGEDRQALGYGDCIDCLQCVHVCPTGIDIRNGTQLECVNCTACIDECDTIMEKVNLPKGLIRYASEDEIARKKKFRFTPRMKGYAAVLTILTGVFIGMLFLRNDLEASILRLPGQLYQRKENQVISNVYTYKLINKTTREIPDVHFRLLSHTGTITFVKGDGFAVPAQELFEGTLFIDIPETELNGDQDKLRIGVYSGKELIETTATRFLAPRTYK